The genomic window GGCCTCTCATCACAATCAACAATACGCAATAAACGCATTAGTGGAGACATAAGAttcacaacaatcaaacaatcattccaAAATCTATTATCCAAGATGATGGAAACTGCAACTTGGCTTTTATAATCCTTTGAATATCTAGAGTCCACAAAGAACTTACTAGTCACCAAAGCTTGCAAGTCatgtttatgatcatgaagacTCTTGAGTGCAATGAAAGTAGTAGCAAAGTGAGTTGCACCAGGTCGCAGAATCTCTGTCCATCCTTCCCTTTTTCTCAACCAACTTAACAAAGCAACATGATTATACACAAAAATTGTCACCTTTGATGCACGTCTTACAAGTTCAGCAACATGGTCTATCTTACCAATATccttaaagatcaaattaagaCAATGAGCTGCACAAGGTGACCAATTAATGTGTTTATGCTTATGAGAAATCAATCTCCCCGCGGCCACATACTTTGCTGCATTATCAGTCACTACATGAACTACATTGAGTGGACCCACCCATTCAATCACCTCATCAAATAACTGAAACAAATTAGTTGCATCCTTGACAATGTCCGAAGCATCAACAGATTTCACAAACGATATTCCTTCAGGACAATATACAAGGAAGTTGATGAGTGTTCTTTGTCTGTTATCTGTCCAACCATCACCCATTATTGTACACCCAACTTTTGCCCAAATTGCACGATAAGAGTCCACAAGTAACTGAACTTCCTTCTTAGCATCCTTTAAAAGATTAATCCGCAACTGATAGTAATTTGGACCCTTATATCCAGGACCAATTGCAGATATAGCATCCAACATTGACTTGAAGTAGAAGGAATTCACAGCATTAGTAGGAATGCATGCATCCTAAAAGAATCTCCCAACCGCCATATCCGCTTTCCAAGTAGCTTCTTTCCCAGCTAGCACACTCCTCATGGAAGGTTGAGCTCCTTGTGTATTTCTTGGTGCAAAATACTTATCCACtgttgattttttcctttttccactaCTAGCTGCCATAGGACTTTGCATTTCTTGAACCTCTTCTTCACCTTCTGCCATATCCCCTTCAAATTGTGACACATTAGGACCATAAGGATTTCTATATTCATCTGCTTCTTTGGTTGCTTTCTTAGCATTCACAAACTCTTGCAAAGAATTTTCCATGCGAAATCTGACATCAGGTGGAACCGATTTACATGGACCAATATCTCCTTTCACTCCAGCAAGATGTAGTTTCATTCTATGAATACCTCCACCTTTTGTAATCTTTttacaatacaaacaaataagagcTCTCCTTCCATTTCCATATCTTTATTCAGAAACATGCTCCCATGCAGGATCAGTCTTACTTCTACTTGATTGAGAATGGGTAGTTGAATCTTGACCAGAGGATGGAGTCAAGTTTGAtgccattttttatttccctatcaaattaaaaacaaaaatcccaCATCAATCTAGAGAATGAAggtcatcaacaatttaatgatttataatcaagtcatcaacaatttacaATCACATATCACATATTAATGATAGTAAAAAATACACTTTTTCACCTATGATTCCTTagataatcaaacatcaaatcaTTATCATATTTTAGGCACATGAATCTATGGTTGAGTTGCAATCTAATATCATAATGCACAAATTGTTGTATAATGGAAACAAACCGAGAATTCTTGAACTACATGTGCATgtgtgtattttttatttttttattaattgggGAAAGAATTCAAAGCTGGTGGGCTTGTGGTGATTTTGAATCTTGATAGATGCATTTTTTAACTTGTGTGTTTTTATTAGtatcattttttgtaaaagaaaaataacattttgataaaaaaaaagatgaatatttaaatataaattagaaaaatatttttgataatactaaataataaaaaattcttttagaaGAAATTGTCAAAATTCATTAACATCATGTCAAAATTCATAAGGTGGTCcataaattgtttaattttaatatccatcattccatcaatacaattaataatttgaatttctcaaagttctctaactaaataataaaaaattcctcaaagTCCTCTGATTACCAGAAAATAGAAATCAATTccaaaccattataaaatattaaaatccctCAAATTGcaaaccattataaaatattaaaatccctTCCACAAACTCCACTATCCTTCCAGCAAAAGCTCAGCAAATTTCTGGGAAGCCAACCTGCTGAAACAAAAGTAGAAATACACACTATATTTGGAAATTCACAATCCAAATTTAGCCAACGAACTAAACGCTAACCGCCAAACCCAATTCAGTTCTAAATCCAAAGCCCCAATAGACCCCTTTCTTCTTCCCAACTTTTGTCAACAACCGAACATGTTACTGACAAAGTTTAAGAAGATCCCTTTTTTACTTATTCATAACCAGACAGATAGGCAAAGAAAAATCATAGCCATTACACTAGATTCGGAAATTTATAATCCAAATTGATCCGAGGAGATAATTGCTAAACCTATTAATTTGAAGTATTACAGTAACCCAATAAActcctttctttctctctaccTAATCTCAACATCCAAAAGACATGTTCCTAACAAAGTTAAAATCGTATAATGGAAAGTGGACTGTTGGAAGTTGGAACTCGGAAACAAACCGAGAATGACGAGAAGCAGGCGGGCTGCCGGCTGGCTGTTGTGCGTCGCGAGGCTCTGGCGGTGCTGATGTGGCCCTATCGGCGTCGTGAGCTGCAGCGGGGCTGCTGTGGGGGTCGCGGCTACCGTCGCGGTTGCCGTGGGCGTCGCGAGGCTCCGACGATGCTGCTGTGGCCCTGTCGGCGTCGTGAGCTGCAGCGGGGCTGCTGTGGGGGTCGCGGCTGTCGTCGCGGTTGCCGTGGGCGTCGTGGCTGCCGGGGAACCTATCTTGTGGGTGTCGCAGCTGACGGTGGCCCGAGGAGGAAGGGTTGGAAGCTGCTGGGTTTAATTTTGCTTATATAAGCACcaaaaaacgacgtcgtttgatgctttaaaaaaaaaaaattaaattcattgaaCCGACTGGTTCCCTCAGAACCGGCCGGTTCGTCCGGTTCATCGGTTCAAGCGGTCCAATCCCGGTTTGGTCTCCATCCAGTCTAGTGACTGGACCGAACCGGAACTGTGACCAGCCGGCGGTCCAACTGGTCGGACCGGCCGGTctggtccggtttttaaaaccatgtctACATGTATACATTATGTGCTCACATAGGATGTGTGAACCATATTTCATGATTTGGTATAGAAAAGGGTGTACgaatgtaaaaacaaaaattttcactGAACATCATAGTATTTGAATTACTATATGTGAGTTTAATAAATTGCATAGGATAAGTGTGTGATGGAGGAATATGTGGCAAGAGAGTGCAATCACttgatgacaagaaaaaaatttgttcaaaatcaattgaaatccTCCACAAAGGGTTGTCTTGTACActccttgtacaattagtatattTGCTTTGTATAGTTAGTGACCCTTATATAGTACCAAAAATTTCATACAAATGCATAAATAATGTGTCCACATAAATGTGTGAACCATATTTCCAATGGCTCGGTTTGGAAGAAGGTGAaagacttaaaaataattttttttcccaaatatcGTTAGTGGGGTAAGTATTCGAATTTTCATGtgtgagttaaataaagtgcatgagatAGTGTGTAATGAAGGAATGTGTGGTATGAGAGTGTGCAATCATTAGGTGACAAGGGAAAAAAAGTAGTTTAGAATTTATTGAAATCCTACATAAAGGGTAACCTGTACAccctttgtacaattagtacgtttattttgtatagttagtgtaatacTCTTGTATAGTGGTGCAAATTTTATACACAAGCCCTTGTCAACCTTGTACAATTAGTTCAACTATCTTGTATAGTTAGTACGAATGTCTTGTAcattgatgaaaatataaataagtacTATATGAAATGTTTACTAATATGTGTAAGTAGTAATTCATGTGATTTGGTGtgagaaaaaaagggaaatgaaaAAAACCACGAAAACCAGTAAAAACATTCTGTGACTTATGGGCACACAtgtttgaaaaatgataaagCTCTTGATACCACTTGAAAAACTATTGAAAATCTAATAGGGCACATGCAAAGAGGTGAGtgggtgatttaaaaatttaaataaaaaatttaaatgttatatCAAAACTTTATCTCAAGAGATATCAAGATgtcccaaataaataaatggttatGTCTAGAATCTTTAAgtatataaaaagataatttttaacttttagggATACCTTCAATGAGTTagggataaaaataatataattgttAATATCCAAAATATACCATAGGGACATTAAGGAAAACAATAATTGGTTATAGGTATAAGAACCATATCCTCCAACATAACCAACCTAGCAACCTCAATAACCAACTAACCAATCAATTAAAAAGTTTATCATCAACCAAGATATAAGCAGTAATAAAAAGATATGCAATGAAGTATaagatttttacatggaaatcctccacaaaatatggagataaaaaaccacgaggtcTAAAACCTAcaaatctaaatccactattcgAAATCAAGTAACATGGATTTATTTGACCACCTTACCTGAAAGACTTACTTTTCAGCATTTACAACTTGATTCACTTCCACAACCAACAACTCCTTGTTGCTTCCTAGTACATCTTTCGACCACTTTGAAGGGATTAAGGTCTTCAACTAAATAGTCAAAGAATTGAATTCTTGAATGAGAGATCGAGAATGGTGTGACAATTAAGCTTTCTCACAAGGAGTCCCTCTCTCAAGAAAGAGAGGTCTTTAATATCTAAGATCTCGATAATCTACAGTCTCTTCAATCTCTAATGAGGTATttatagacaaaaataaaaagagcaTCGGTTTCTTAAGTTTCCAAATAGAGTTTGAGTGAATCCTTCatacaataaaatcaaaattataaaatatctattttaattgatttataaaattcacatttattaaatttattttaataattttataactttttttatttcatatttatccattttataaaataaagatttttgtcattaaataattttactgtgaaatttatgtttttaaattagtttttttttatccttagttctttcatttaataaataaatattttaaataaaaaaatctattttaatttatttatgagaattaCACTAAAGCAAAATGTAGTTTTAATTGActtatattgaaattaattttttttagttatctaATAGAATACCAttagaattcaaaaataaaCTCAACTTCCTTAatttataagaattaattttttattaaatgattgataaaaaaaaactaaaaattattattctgtatttttaaataacattgatataaaataaaaatgaagatgatattaaataatacattattttttttattataaattatatattttaataatataaaatattattacttaACTTCTATTACTAAATTATTAACCTccaaaattcaatataaatacaattttacTTAGTTATTGATAGAAAAAGCCTCCAACAAGAAATTGACAAgaagtttttttcttcttcatttgtaCACTGCAAATCAAAGGTcacaattaaatatataaatccaAGAGGCAAAAATCTAACTTTGGTACACCAGACCATAAAGTTCTCCGTAGAACCATTCTCCATTTTATGTGTTAAGCAGTGTTTAAAAAACCCAATCGGACCGCCCGACCACCACTACTCTTCCCAGCTCCTGCTGCTGCCCTCTCTTCCCCCTTTCTTTAGCAGCTCTTCCCCCACTCCCACCcccattttcatattttaaaatttgtgattttaatttaaattaatgaaaaaatttatgattttaaataaatatctaaaaactTCGTGTTCCAtagattataaataaatttctgattttaaaattaaatttaagatttttaattttaaattaaaattatgattttaatttaaatttatgatttgaaactaattttccattttttaaataatttataattttcaaataaaattttgattttaaaataatatataaattattattttaatttttgtaactatttttaatcttaataatATATTAGTTATATAATCATGACATCATCATTTTGAATATAGTTTGACAATCAATTTGATGAATAAATCATGAACTAATAACTTTTCTAATTCATTGATTAGTAAAAGCATTGGTGTTAAGTGACATAACAACTTTGAAGGTTACGTTGGTCTCTCTAAAGTTTATATCCTTCCTATCAATTATATGATTTGAAAGGATGTTTGACCCATTATGAACAAATTGGTGAAAAGTCACTTAAACATAACTACACACCATGTGTTAGTCAATACAATTTAAATGCTATATAACTAATTAATGTATCACTTCTTTATGTatgtcttaaaaaaatattaatttatgatCGAATAGACTGATATCTATCAGGGACTGTCCCTGGACtcccaaaataattttctaaaaatagataaatttatGTTACAAGATTCataattgaatttagaaatcaaTTTAATATCGTTGACATCActacatatatatagataagCATAAATTAAATGTTAGTAGTCTCATTCATAAATACAAGTCATGGGGGTTGGTGTTTGACTTGCTGTTGTGCTTCTATATGAATGAGCGATTCCCTCCTGGAACTCGCCATTCCAAGTTTCTGAAGTTTCTCTCTTCTCTGCCCACCCAGCACCTATCTCTCTGTCCTTGGTCTGTAtcattttaacttaattttatttcaaagaaaAGCTTGTCTTACCTTTCTGGTGATTGCATGATCAGCAGGTGTTTTCGGAAGGGAGACACACATATTTGCAAacttagatatatatatatatatatatatatatatatatatatatatagagagagagagagagagagagagagagagagagagagagagagagagagatctcGTCAGTTTGGTGAGTTAGAAAATGTGGAGGCTCAAGGTTGCAGATGGAGGCAATGATCCCTACATGTACAGCACCAACAACTTCGTGGGAAGACAGATATGGGAGTTTGATGCTGATTATGGAACCCCAGAAGAGCGAGCTGAGGTCGAAGCAGCTCGAgaaaatttctggaaaaatcGGTTTCCAGTTAAGCCCAGCTGTGATCTTCTCTGGCGAATGCAGGTGATCCCATCTGTGTCAAAATATGCCAGAACACAAAGGAACATGAATATATAGTATATGTAGGGTATGCATGCTTATGTGACTGGAACCAAAGAAATCGTTTAGCTTCAAAGAAAGTCTCCTTATTCTACTTCtttaattagttaatttaaTACACTGAAGAATAATATAATGAGAAAGTGCCAAGTGGGCATAGGGTGAACACCTTGAgcttagattaattaattagtcttgTTCTAGCTTACTGTCTTCAACTTCTTATACGAACTAGATGAGTGCATATATATAAACAACATGTGAAATGAAGTAGTATATGGAAAAATTGAGAAAGGAAATTGAAAAGATAGATGTTAAAGTCTTTTAATAGATggaaagagagaaggaaaacaTGAATTTTGGAGTTATGCTTTGTGCAGAGGGTTTGGGTTAACTTCATGCTGTACCCTAAACCCAAATCCAGCCCAGCCCAACTGAATTGGACAGATCTAAAGCCCATTGGGCAGAGAGGGCTTCTGTGACAACccatatatatagaaaatttagTACTTGAATTAGAGCTGTTTTGATCTTAGTCCATCCTATATTTGTGGTGTGTGTATGTCTTTAATTGGTAGAGAGACTAcaatcttttcatatttaaagcCAGAAGcattatcttttcatatttaaagcCAGACGCATTCTCTACAATGATTCTTAGAACTTCAGGAAGAAACAAGAACCGAAcctattgttgttttttttactgtttttattgttattacCTACTATCATGTCATGATCATGGTCATCAGTATGTTAGGTTTTTAATTGCTTATAGAACATTCATTTGTTTTGAGGTTTAGAGTGCTTTTGCATTGATGCTAATTAATGAAGATGTCTTTTGCAAAGCTTTCAAATGGGTTTCTGAGTGCATATGATGCTAAAAGAGAGATGTTTTAGAAAACGGGCTTAGTTATGATGCTGATCTCCAAATTAACTTGATATGCCAAAATATTCCTGTGCAAGAAATGCTAGATTGCATACTTCAAAAAAAATAGCTCACAAACTTGAGGGATATagacttcttttatttttcaaagctgGGAAACTTTATACTGCATGTCATTGCTGAGACTGTGAGAAAATATAGgaagagaaatgaaaaataagttgtATGGTTGCTTTTAGAAGTTTCCATGTTCAAGTCAAAAACATGTTGGATATTGACACTTCTCTGGCAGACCTTGGGCATGCTTTGAACACACTGTACATGTGTTTCAAGGATTTAAGTTTGTAATTTCATTAcatttcttatttatatttgcATGCTGacttatttatatttctaaccttttctttttgaaatataGTTTGCAAGGGAGAACCCATGTGTCGCAAACTTGCCACAAATCAAAGTTCaagatttgaaagaagtgaCGGAGGAGGTGGTGATGACTACCTTACGAAGGGGCTTAAATTTCTATTCAACTATTCAGGCACATGATGGTCATTGGCCAGGGGATTATGGGGGTCCTATGTTTCTACTGCCCGGATTGGTAAGAGCTGACTTTTTGAATGACTCATGTTCCTCCATTTGTAAATTAACCAATGTTATTTGTCAG from Vitis vinifera cultivar Pinot Noir 40024 chromosome 9, ASM3070453v1 includes these protein-coding regions:
- the LOC132254303 gene encoding uncharacterized protein LOC132254303, with amino-acid sequence MKLHLAGVKGDIGPCKSVPPDVRFRMENSLQEFVNAKKATKEADEYRNPYGPNVSQFEGDMAEGEEEVQEMQSPMAASSGKRKKSTVDKYFAPRNTQGAQPSMRSVLAGKEATWKADMASMLDAISAIGPGYKGPNYYQLRINLLKDAKKEVQLLVDSYRAIWAKVGCTIMGDGWTDNRQRTLINFLVYCPEGISFVKSVDASDIVKDATNLFQLFDEVIEWVGPLNVVHVVTDNAAKYVAAGRLISHKHKHINWSPCAAHCLNLIFKDIGKIDHVAELVRRASKVTIFVYNHVALLSWLRKREGWTEILRPGATHFATTFIALKSLHDHKHDLQALVTSKFFVDSRYSKDYKSQVAVSIILDNRFWNDCLIVVNLMSPLMRLLRIVDCDERPSMGYVYEGMYRVRLGIKKLFNYSKRLYKPYIEIIKQCWDQQLKKSIHSAAYWLNPCFQYDQENFCNKPNVIGGVMDVIDQKVLKGKIETMNEMRLFHDRLGSFGRDLAYSSREVLQPDDEDGGDMAREGLDVENFGFPNAHFQSPYSNFPNE